The genomic DNA GTCGTGTTACACGCCGCCCGAGCGTAACATGtgctttgcttattttttgcaggtgtcacatcaaatgtttagatactaattaggagtattaaacgtagattatttacaaaattcattacataagtggaagctaaacggcgagacgaacctattaagcctaattaatccatcattagcaaatgtttactgtagcaacacattgtcaaatcatggactaattaggcttaatagattcatctcgccgtttagcctccacttatgtaatgagttttgtaaataatctacgtttaatactcctaattagtatctaaacattcgatgtgataggtgctaaaaataagcaaccggcACCAGGCTTGTGAGAGTTCGGGGCAGCGGATGGCGGATCCGGCGACCGGCGGCCTCGCGGCGTACAGGAGGGCCGGAGATCCGCTTGTCAGGCGGCTTGCCTCGCTGCAGGCTACGGCAGTACGGCGGCAGCCCTCTGGGCCGTCCGGCTCCGACCGGCAGCAGGCCAGAGACTGACGGGGACGTCTGCTTTTTCTACCTTCGCTTTTACTTTCCTGCCAGTGGGCACCCGCTCCCATCCACGGTGTGTGATGCGCTGTACTTGCTCGATCGATCGTTGGCTGGACGCCTGCACTAGTACACAAtgtaggccttgtttagttggccaatttgggaggtgccaaattactgttacagcactgtagcacactgtagcgtttcgtttgtatttgtgaattattgtccaaatattaactaattaggctcaaaagattcgtctcgtaaagtacaacaaaactgtacaattactttttaatttcatctacatttagtactccatacatgtaccgcaagtttgatgtgatggggaatcttctttttgcatagtgtcaaagttggaagttgggagtaactaaacatggccgtaATATTTTTGTTGGCACAGAAAAGTGCACCGATCTACAACTGGGCCCaacattgtatttattttttcaatctTATTTGTGGTGATTACCTTTGTTCGGACATATATTTTCTTTAGTTTGAATGTATATGAACTTCGGTGGAGTAAAATCATCCATCTTATGCTATAGCATGCCTCCAAAGTTAACTGATGATGGTCATGTACAACAGGCAAAGTCTTCCCATTCTTTGCTTATTGGCGAACACCTTGGCTTTACATTTATATATACCGTGACTTGATCATTAGGTGTCTTGTataattccttttcttttgaaatagTTTGTCACTTCGTTCAAGTCTTGTACGCCCGTTGCAACTAGTACTAATTCAATAAGGAAATGGGGTCAAAAGAACTTCATACTTGCACATCGAACAAATGGCCAACAAAAAATGAGCAGAGATGAGTATGATACACAGGGAATGGTGGGGACAATTAACTTTTCTGAATGGCAAAAGTGTAACAAGTTTGACTTAAGACACCTAATAAAAACAACCTACCATTTGAAATGAGTATAAATTTAACCCTGATAAGCCAGAGGCAAATCTAGTCATCACAGTAGTCTTACACAACGACAAAATACTAGGCAGGGACACCAAAATCAACATTTATTCGAGGACCGTACTTGATACAAGATCAATCCACTGCCATTTTATTATCCCCATCTTCAGCTCCAGTATCCTGTTGCTCTTTAGCCCCACCATGGCGTTGCATTGGCCCAAACTCCACACCGTGCATCATAGTGAATCCAGTCTGATGATGCTTGTGAGGGTAACACACTTGGAACTTCCCAGGTCGTTTCAATTTTCCCTTTCCACCTGCCCAGCAAAACAGCCCATATGTTAGTGCAAAAGAGCTTGTATTAAAGCCTTCTGGTAAAATGGCTTGTTGGGTACTGAGCAGCACCAATGTCTAGAGATATTGGGATTTCAGAAAATATAGACATACATCAGTTTACCATGCTATTTATCTAGGGGCTTGCCATTTGCTGGCGGAAGACAGGGAATCACCTGGAGTCATGCTGAAAAAATTGGAGATCCTGGACTGAATCCAGGTGTAACCAAGTATTCTTTCTGCGTCGAAGATGGCAACTCCCTGTAGCCTTGCATCCATCATGCCAACAGACAGCACCAATGCCTTCTTGTCCCAGCGGTCAACCATGCCCATGAGGTAAACAACCCGATTGTCACTCAAGCTGAGCATGGGATATGCTAATAAGAGACTATCAAGGGATGGCCGCAGAGTGGATCCATTGTCCTGCAGCTTAGGCAGCAATTCGACATTGGCAGTGTCATCATCAATTATTATACTGTGAGTATTGACAGTGCATTCCTTCCGCCAACTATCCTGCTCCTCCCAAGGACTGGAGATGCTCCATGTGGAAATATCCCAGCCCTGGCAATCAGAGCTGCGGTGCATTTCAACAAGAGTAAGGCGACCTTTGCTGAAAGCAAAGTCCCGATGAAGCAGAATCTCATCACGGCGGAAGCCGAATCTGATGAGATCTCGGGGTAAAGGCAAGTACCGCTCACTTCCGCGGTGAAGCAAGTCGCAGACGAGGATGCCCCGCCAGGGGTCAACAAATGCCACTACACCTCCTCCGAGTGCAATCACCTTGGCCGTGATATGGGTCATTGGCATGAGGAGAGAAATCGTGCTGGTGGTCCATTTCTTGTCCATGGAGTCATAGAGACAGAATTCGAAGCTCGCAGACGGGTTGGCAGTGAGATTGAGTGCGGCGATGTAGAAGTGGCCGTGCTCATCTGCGTGTGGGCTGGTGGAGCCACCCTCTTCGAGgtcgcggcgggggaggagcgcACTGCTGTAGCGATAAGGCATGTATAGGTCAGGCTCCTCGACGCGCCACAGCCAGGGCCCCCGCTTGCCACCGCCGGCCTTGTAGATGAAGTAGTCGCGTTGATTGGGGTAATCTCTGAGCGAGAGGCGGAAGAGGACGAGatctgcctccgccgcctcgatGGTGGGCTCCATGATCAACTCGGTCGGTGGCAGGTTAGGGCACCAGACGCAGATGTAGGAGACGAGCGGCGGGGGCGCCGTGCAGAAGGTGACCCTGATTGCCTTGCCGTTGCTCATCTCGGAGTAGGCGGAGGTGGAATTTTCGCGGTCGGCGACGTAGGCATGCAAGTCGAGGAGCACCCAGGGAACATTGTTGGGAGGGTGGCCGTGTAGAGGCGGACAAAGAGAGGGGTGTGTGGATACCTCATTGCTCATTGTTGCTTGGATCTCTCCGCTCGATCTCAGCCGGGAGGAGTCCGAATCGAAGTTGGAAGCTGCTATCCTTGCTGGAGAATCAAATCCAAGATGGGATCGAAACGAACAGCATAGGGTTTCGGGGGGaaggtggagccgtggaggaggaggaggaggaggaggaggacggcgacggggaaaacacgggtgggtggcggcgaggggaTAATCTTCCTTTAGGTTAAAGCAAACGAAATCTCAATCCACCGTTCGATCTGCGATCGGCCACACCCATACctcggaattttttttatttttatttttatattttatattttacgtaatttgcagaaataaataggggattcaaaaatttgcagaagTAGCCTTCTGCCGCCGGATCAAACACCGTCATTTGAAACAGCGGTTGGAGCGGTGGACGTAGGTAGCGCCGTTTGAAACGACGGTAGCTAGCTCCCTCTCCAGGGGCCTAGTTTATGTGTGTGTTGGCAGCTATAGCCGGTTTGAACCGGCTATGACAtaggtttttttattttgttttcatgtaattttgtgtgatatttaaaaaaaatatctagTTACATTGGAAGCACTAAATATTCAGATATGTCACTTTTAGTTGCAATATGAAACTtcgtaatttgag from Setaria italica strain Yugu1 chromosome VII, Setaria_italica_v2.0, whole genome shotgun sequence includes the following:
- the LOC101770497 gene encoding uncharacterized protein LOC101770497, which codes for MSNEVSTHPSLCPPLHGHPPNNVPWVLLDLHAYVADRENSTSAYSEMSNGKAIRVTFCTAPPPLVSYICVWCPNLPPTELIMEPTIEAAEADLVLFRLSLRDYPNQRDYFIYKAGGGKRGPWLWRVEEPDLYMPYRYSSALLPRRDLEEGGSTSPHADEHGHFYIAALNLTANPSASFEFCLYDSMDKKWTTSTISLLMPMTHITAKVIALGGGVVAFVDPWRGILVCDLLHRGSERYLPLPRDLIRFGFRRDEILLHRDFAFSKGRLTLVEMHRSSDCQGWDISTWSISSPWEEQDSWRKECTVNTHSIIIDDDTANVELLPKLQDNGSTLRPSLDSLLLAYPMLSLSDNRVVYLMGMVDRWDKKALVLSVGMMDARLQGVAIFDAERILGYTWIQSRISNFFSMTPGGKGKLKRPGKFQVCYPHKHHQTGFTMMHGVEFGPMQRHGGAKEQQDTGAEDGDNKMAVD